The following coding sequences lie in one Mycteria americana isolate JAX WOST 10 ecotype Jacksonville Zoo and Gardens chromosome 13, USCA_MyAme_1.0, whole genome shotgun sequence genomic window:
- the POLE gene encoding DNA polymerase epsilon catalytic subunit A: MPVLGGPTSVCVPVIASSHLCQPGGGGDGAASLLAESAKGKAGATSPSLGRTRVPGLQRPGRGIPAGSAGGGHAVTSLRTGAVCRPAPPPLGLWESSPGMPQSAGGTQLRSQERAAGRLRCTPGTAAGRAGPGGKGAPGGVAWRAGALHPALVGAPAGEAGPLSDWRSRRGAEWWGFVLAGTGLSAGNSFRGGAPGGAGPGRAGMGLRGGGRRAEPGGGGGDPEGARRGRRAGGPREPAAGAEGAASGRDDGPALSALKRLERSQRTDRLDALFGFERPAEPGERTGWLINMHPTEVLDEDRRSVSAVDYYFIQEDGSRFKVALPYKPYFYIATQKGCEREVSSFLSKKFQGKIAKLETIPKEDLDLPNHLVGLKRNYIKLSFNTVDDLVKVRKEISPAVRKNRERDQASDVYTAMLSSALSGGSLSTDEEGASRKVANQMDNIVDMREYDVPYHVRLSIDLKIHVAHWYNVRYRGSTYPPEITRRDDLVERPDPVVLAFDIETTKLPLKFPDAETDQIMMISYMIDGQGYLITNREIVSEDIEDFEFTPKPEYEGPFCVFNEPDEAHLIQRWFEHVQETKPTIIVTYNGDFFDWPFVEARAAAHGINMYQEIGFQKDSQGEYKASQCIHMDCLRWVKRDSYLPVGSHNLKAAAKAKLGYDPVELDPEEMCRMATEEPQTLATYSVSDAVATYYMYMKYVHPFIFALCTIIPMEPDEVLRKGSGTLCEALLMVQAYHANIIFPNKQEQEFNKLTEDGHVLDSETYVGGHVEALESGVFRSDIPCRFKMNPAAFDFLVQHVEKTLRHAIEEEEHLPLDQVTNFQEVCDEIKVKLNSLKDVPNRIECPLIYHLDVGAMYPNIILTNRLQPSAMVDEATCAACDFNKPGANCQRRMTWQWRGEFMPASRSEYHRIQQQLESEKFPPLSPEGAPRAFHELSREEQAKYEKKRLADYCRKAYKKIHVTKVEERVTTICQRENSFYVDTVRAFRDRRYEFKGLHKVWKKKLSAAVEAGDASEVKRCKNMEILYDSLQLAHKCILNSFYGYVMRKGARWYSMEMAGIVCFTGANIITQARELIEQIGRPLELDTDGIWCVLPNSFPENFVIKSTNAKKPKVTISYPGAMLNILVKEGFTNDQYQELQDPASLTYVTRSENSIFFEVDGPYLAMILPASKEEGKKLKKRYAVFNEDGSLAELKGFEVKRRGELQLVKIFQSSVFEAFLKGSTLEEVYASVAKVADYWLDVLYSKAANMPDSELFELISENRSMSRKLEDYGEQKSTSISTAKRLAEFLGDQMVKDAGLSCRFIISKKPEGSPVTERAIPLAIFQAEPSVRKHYLRKWLKSPSLQDFNIRAILDWDYYIERLGSTIQKIITIPAALQQVKNPVPRVRHPDWLHKKLLEKNDVYKQKKINELFTSEGKRQVLANQPLEGTSSSQIGDIEDFGAAKTLQPLVPIANKRKRVPAAEESQQMSQYLELSQSWREILGPPPPLGTTKEERLVWLRYHQKKWELQARQRRERQKRRRLEDGGVTAGGGVVRDAFSKGLSSYLRRTARSILDLPWQIVQIAETSQPGLFRLWAVIGSDLHCIRLSIPRVFYVNQRVPKPEEGAAYRKVNRILPRSNLVYNLYEYSVPEDMYQEHINEINADLSAPDIEGVYETQVPLLLRALIHLGCVCMVSRQLVRHLAGREAETFDIEHLEMRSLAQFTYLEPGSIRHIYLYHSSQGSKALLGLFIPSQRKAAVFVLDKVRSNQMPNLTTLFSVERSALLEKAGEELLPPDKHTFEVRAETDPKAIYRAIQRLLLGYKDERRGPTLVAVQSNWDLKRLASGIPIIEEFPLVPIRLVDDISYSVLDWQRHAARRMIRHYLNLDTCLSQAFEMSRYYHIPIGNLPDDISTFGSDLFFSRHLRRHNHLLWLSPTVRPDLGGKEADDNRLVMEFDERASVEINNPGCYSTVCLELDIQSLAVNTVLQSHHINDMEGGSSMSISFDVIQQASLEDMVTGNQAANILASYDETALCSNTFRILKSMVVSWVKEITQYHNVYADNQVIHFYRWLRSPSSLLYDPALHRTVHNMMKKLFLQLVAEFKRLGSSVVYANFNRIILCTKKRRIEDAISYMEYIINSIHSKEIFHSLTISFSRCWEFLLWMDPANYGGIKGKVDSRVHYGEKDTSKKQVLEEDDSEEEEAAGEEEEEEGEPNVEELLENSWNIAQFLPQAASCQSYFLMIVSAYIVAVYHSMKEELRRNAPGSTPVKRRSTSQVSQEALGEMGAMPGMITFSQDYVANELTQSFFTITQKIQKKMAGSRNATEPSDMFPVLPGSYLPLNNPALEFIKYVCKVLSLDANITNQVNKLRRNLLRLIEVGEFSEEAQFRDPCRSYVLPEVICRNCNFCRDLDLCKDPALSQDGSVLPSWVCSNCQVQYDSDAIETALVEALQKKLMAFVLQDLVCKKCHGVKETHMPVYCSCAGDFTLTISSQTFMEHVNIFQNIARHYGMAYLLETIEWLLHTNPQLRQ, encoded by the exons ATGCCGGTGCTCGGGGGACCCACgagtgtgtgtgtgcctgtaaTCGCGagctcccacctctgccagcccggaggaggaggggacggggctg CTTCGCTGCTGGCTGAATCCGCAAAGGGGAAAGCGGGAGCCACctcccccagcctgggcaggacCCGGGTCCCTGGGCTCcagcggccgggcagggggaTCCCGGCGGGAAGCGCCGGCGGCGGCCACGCCGTTACGTCTCTGCGCACAGGCGCGGTGTGCCGGCCTGCTCCTCCACCTCTCGGGCTGTGGGAGAGCTCCCCCGGCATGCCTCAGTCGGCCGGGGGCACTCAGCTTCGCAGCCAGGAGCGGGCAGCGGGCCGCCTCCGCTGCAC ccccggcaccgccgctgGGCGGGCAGGGCCTGGCGGGAAGGGGGCGCCCGGGGGCGTGGCGTGGCGCGCCGGGGCTCTCCACCCCGCATTGGTGGGAGCACCCGCGGGGGAGGCGGGGCCGCTCTCTGATTGGCGCTCTCGCCGCGGGGCGGAGTGGTGGGGGTTCGTTCTCGCGGGAACCGGGCTCAGCGCGGGAAATTCCTTCCGCGGCGGcgcgccgggcggggccgggcctggccgggccgggatggggctgcggggcggcgggcggcgcgccgagccgggcggcggcggcggggaccccgagggagcgcggcgggggcggcgggcgggcgggccccgggagccggcggcgggggctgaggGCGCGGCGTCTGGCAGGGACGATGGCCCCGCGCTGTCCGCTCTCAAGCGCCTGGAGCGATCGCAGCGCACGGACCGGCTGGACGCGCTGTTCGGCTTCGAGCGGCCAGCGGAGCCCGGCGAGCGGACGGGCTGGCTCATCAACATGCACCCG ACGGAGGTGCTGGACGAGGACCGGCGGTCAGTGAGTGCTGTGGACTACTACTTCATCCAGGAGGACGGGAGCCGCTTCAAG GTGGCCCTGCCCTACAAGCCCTACTTCTACATCGCCACTCAGAAG GGTTGCGAGCGAGAAGTGTCCTCCTTCCTCTCCAAGAAGTTCCAAGGGAAGATTGCAAAGCTGGAAACTATTCCCAAAGAAGACTTGGACCTG CCAAACCACCTGGTGGGCCTGAAAAGGAACTACATCAAGCTGTCCTTCAACACAGTGGATGACTTGGTGAAGGTGCGGAAGGAGATCTCTCCTGCtgtgaggaaaaacagagagcGAGACCAGGCGAGCGATGTCTACACGGCCATGCTGTCGAG CGCTCTGAGCGGAGGCAGCCTGAGCACAGATGAGGAAGGGGCCTCCAGAAAGGTTGCCAACCAGATGGACAACATTGTGGATATGCGGGAGTACGACGTACCCTACCACGTTCGCCTCTCTATTGACCTGAAGATCCACGTG GCTCACTGGTACAACGTGCGATACCGGGGCAGCACCTACCCCCCCGAAATCACCCGCCGAGACGACCTCGTGGAGCGACCG GATCCGGTCGTTCTTGCCTTTGACATTGAAACTACCAAACTCCCTTTGAAGTTTCCTGATGCGGAGACAGACCAGATCATGATGATCTCCTACATGATTGATGGGCAG GGCTACCTGATCACAAACAGGGAGATTGTCTCTGAGGATATTGAAGACTTTGAGTTTACTCCCAAGCCGGAGTATGAGGGTCCATTTTGTGTCTTTAACGAACCAGATGAA GCTCATTTAATCCAGAGGTGGTTTGAACATGTCCAGGAGACCAAACCCACCATCATTGTCACGTACAATGGAGACTTCTTTGACTG GCCCTTTGTGGAAGCAAGAGCAGCAGCTCATGGAATTAATATGTATCAGGAAATTGGGTTTCAGAAGGACAGCCAGGGAGAGTACAAAGCATCCCAGTGCATCCACATGGACTGTCTAAG GTGGGTGAAGAGAGACAGTTACCTCCCAGTGGGAAGTCACAACCTGAAAGCAGCAGCTAAAGCAAAACTGGGTTACGATCCAGTGGAGCTGGACCCTGAAGAGATGTGCCGGATGGCTACGGAAGAGCCTCAG ACCCTGGCCACGTATTCAGTGTCTGACGCAGTTGCTACCTATTACATGTATATGAAGTATGTGCATCCTTTCATTTTTGCCTTGTGTACCATCATTCCCATGGAGCCTGATGAG GTGTTAAGAAAAGGATCTGGGACACTGTGCGAGGCACTGCTGATGGTTCAGGCCTATCATGCCAACATCATCTTCCCCAACAAGCAGGAGCAGGAATTCAACAAACTTACAGAAGATGGCCATGTGCTGGACTCGGAGACGTACGTGGGAGGCCACGTGGAAGCGTTGGAATCTGGGGTCTTCCGCAGTGACATCCCCTGCCGCTTCAAAATG AATCCTGCTGCCTTCGACTTCCTGGTGCAGCATGTGGAGAAGACGCTGCGGCACGCCATTGAGGAGGAGGAGCATTTGCCATTGGATCAAGTCACCAACTTCCAGGAG GTTTGTGATGAAATCAAGGTCAAACTGAATTCCCTGAAGGATGTTCCAAACAGAATTGAGTGTCCTCTTATCTACCATCTAGACGTGGGGGCCATGTACCCCAACATCATTCTGACCAACAGGTTGCAG CCCTCAGCCATGGTGGATGAGGCCACGTGTGCTGCCTGTGACTTCAACAAGCCAGGTGCCAACTGTCAGCGCCGGATGACTTGGCAGTGGAGAGGAGAGTTCA TGCCTGCCAGCCGCAGTGAGTATCACCGcatccagcagcagctggagtcagAGAAGTTCCCCCCGCTGTCCCCTGAGGGAGCACCCCGTGCCTTCCACGAGCTCTCCCGGGAAGAACAGGCCAAGTACGAGAAAAAGCGActggcag ATTACTGCCGCAAGGCATACAAGAAGATCCACGTCACCAAGGTGGAGGAACGAGTCACCACCATCTGCCAGCGAGAGAACTCTTTCTATGTGGACACAGTGCGAGCTTTCAGGGACCGCCGCTACGAGTTCAAGGGGCTGCACAAG GTGTGGAAGAAGAAGCTGTCTGCAGCGGTGGAGGCAGGAGATGCCTCTGAAGTGAAGCGCTGCAAGAACATGGAAATCCTGTATGACTCCCTGCAGCTGGCCCACAAGTGCATCCTCAACTCTTTCTATGGCTATGTCATGCGGAAAGG AGCTCGCTGGTACTCTATGGAAATGGCTGGCATCGTCTGCTTCACGGGAGCGAATATCATCACCCAGGCCAGGGAACTGATCGAGCAGATTGG gAGACCTCTGGAACTGGATACCGATGGGATTTGGTGTGTCCTCCCCAACAGCTTCCCAGAGAACTTTGTCATCAAGTCAACCAATGCCAAGAAGCCGAAGGTGACAATCTCCTACCCAGGCGCCATGCTGAACATCCTGGTGAAG GAAGGCTTCACAAATGATCAGTACCAGGAACTGCAGGACCCAGCATCTCTCACCTACGTCACACGCTCGGAGAACAGCATCTTTTTTGAAGTAGATGGACCATACCTGGCCATGATCCTCCCAGCTTCCAAGGAGGAGggcaagaagctgaagaaaag GTATGCGGTATTCAACGAGGACGGGTCCCTGGCTGAGCTGAAGGGATTTGAGGTGAAGCGCAGGGGAGAGCTGCAGCTGGTGAAAATATTCCAGTCTTCTGTATTTGAAGCCTTTCTGAAAGGCAGCACCCTGGAGGAGGTCTACGCTTCTGTGGCCAAGGTGGCCGATTACTGGCTAGATGTGCTCTACAGCAAG gCTGCTAACATGCCTGATTCGGAGCTGTTTGAGCTGATCTCGGAGAACCGGTCCATGTCACGCAAGCTGGAGGACTATGGGGAGCAGAAGTCCACCTCCATCAGCACTGCCAAGCGCCTGGCAGAGTTCCTGGGGGACCAGATGGTGAAGgatgcagggctgagctgccggtTCATCATTTCCAAGAAACCAGAAGGGTCTCCAGTCACCGAGAG ggccaTCCCCCTCGCCATCTTCCAAGCTGAGCCCAGCGTCCGCAAACACTACCTCCGAAAATGGCTGAAGAGCCCCTCACTGCAGGACTTCAACATCCGTGCG ATCCTGGACTGGGACTACTACATCGAGAGACTGGGCAGCACCATCCAGAAAATCATCACCATtcccgcagccctgcagcag GTAAAGAACCCAGTGCCACGGGTCCGGCACCCAGACTGGCTCCACAAGAAACTCTTGGAGAAGAACGATgtgtacaaacagaaaaaaatcaatgagctCTTCACTTCGGAAGGCAAGAGACAG GTCCTCGCCAACCAGCCCCTGGAGGGGACGTCCAGCTCACAGATTGGTGACATAGAGGACTTTGGGGCTGCCAAGACCCTTCAGCCACTGGTTCCCATTGCAAATAAGCGGAAACGAGTCCctgcagcagaggaaagccaACAGATGTCCCAGTACCTGGAGCTATCCCAGTCCTGGCGAGAGATCCTGGGTCCACCTCCGCCCCTGGGCACCACCAAG GAAGAGCGGCTGGTCTGGCTGCGCTACCACCAGAAGaagtgggagctgcaggctcggcagcggcgggagcggcAGAAGAGGCGGCGTCTGGAGGATGGCGGGGTGACAGCAGGTGGAGGAGTGGTCCGTGATGCCTTCTCCAAAGGGCTGAGCAGCTACCTGCGCAGGACAGCGCGCAGCATCCTGGACTTGCCCTGGCAGATCGTGCAG ATCGCTGAGACCAGCCAGCCTGGACTGTTCAGGCTGTGGGCGGTGATCGGGAGTGACCTGCACTGCATCAGGCTGAGCATCCCCCGGGTCTTCTATGTCAACCAGCGCGTCCCAAagccagaggagggagcagccTACAGGAAG GTGAACAGGATCCTGCCCCGCTCAAACTTAGTTTACAACCTGTATGAATACTCTGTCCCTGAAGACATGTACCAAGAGCACATCAATGAAATCAATGCGGACCTCTCTGCTCCAGACATCGAGGGAGTGTACGAGACGCAG GTGCCACTCCTCCTCCGTGCCCTGATCCACCTGGGCTGCGTGTGCATGGTCAGCAGGCAGCTTGTCAGGCACCTGGCGGGGCGAGAGGCTGAAACCTTTGACATCGAGCACCTGGAGATGCGCTCGCTGGCCCAGTTCACTTATCTGGAGCCAG GAAGTATTCGCCACATCTATCTCTACcacagctcccagggcagcaAGGCGCTCTTGGGCCTCTTCATCCCCTCGCAGCGCAAAGCTGCCGTCTTTGTGCTGGACAAG GTGCGCAGCAACCAGATGCCGAATCTCACCACCCTCTTCTCAGTGGAGCGCAGCGCACTGCTGGAAAAGGCGGGTGAAGAGCTGCTGCCCCCAGACAAGCACACCTTCGAAGTGCGCGCAGAGACCGACCCCAAGGCCATCTATAGAGCCATCCAGCGGCTGCTGCTGGGCTACAAG GACGAGCGCCGGGGCCCCACGCTGGTGGCTGTGCAGTCTAACTGGGACCTGAAACGGCTGGCGAGTGGGATCCCCATCATCGAGGAGTTCCCCTTGGTCCCTATCCGGCTGGTAGATGACATCAGCTACTCGGTCCTGGACTGGCAGCGCCATGCTGCCCGCCGCATGATCCGCCACTACCTCAACCTGGACACCTGCCTCTCCCAGGCTTTTGAGATGAGCAG GTACTACCACATCCCCATTGGGAACCTCCCAGATGACATCTCCACCTTTGGCTCTGACCTGTTCTTCTCACGCCACCTCCGTCGTCACAACCACTTGCTGTGGCTCTCACCCACGGTCCGCCCAGACCTGGGGGGTAAGGAGGCTGATGACAACCGCTTAGTCATGGAGTTTGATGAGAGAGCCTCCGTGGAGATAAACAACCCCGGCTGCTACTCCACAG TGTGTCTGGAGCTGGATATCCAGAGCCTGGCTGTAAACACGGTGTTGCAGTCCCACCACATAAACGACATGGAAGGAGGCTCCAGCATGAGCATCAGCTTTGACGTGATTCAGCAGGCGTCCCTAGAAGACATGGTGACAGGGAACCAAGCTGCCAACATCCTGGCCAGCTATGACGAAACTGCCCTCTGCTCCAACACTTTCAG GATCCTGAAGAGCATGGTGGTGAGCTGGGTGAAGGAGATCACACAGTATCACAATGTCTACGCAGACAACCAAGTCATTCACTTTTACCGCTGGCTccgctctccttcctccctgctctaCGACCCGGCACTGCACCGCACAGTCCACAACATGATGAAGAAGCTTTTCCTGCA gctggtGGCTGAGTTCAAGCGTCTGGGCTCCTCGGTGGTTTATGCCAACTTCAACCGGATCATTCTGTGCACCAAGAAGCGGCGCATTGAGGACGCCATCAGCTACATGGAGTACATCATCAACAG CATCCACTCCAAGGAGATCTTCCACTCTCTGACCATCTCCTTCTCCCGCTGCTGGGAGTTCCTGCTCTGGATGGATCCAGCAAATTATGGAGGTATCAAGGGAAAAGTGGATTCTCGCGTCCACTACGGGGAG AAGGACACCAGCAAGAAGCAAGTGTTGGAGGAGGACGAcagcgaggaagaggaggcggcaggggaagaagaggaggaggaaggggagccaAATGTGGAGGAGTTGCTGGAGAACAGCTGGAACATCGCGCAGTTCCTGCCCCAGGCTGCCTCCTGCCAGAGCTACTTCCTGATGATTGTGTCGG CCTACATTGTGGCTGTGTACCACAGCATGAAGGAGGAGCTGCGGCGCAATGCCCCCGGGAGCACCCCCGTCAAGAGACGAAGCACCAGCCAGGTGTCCCAGGAGgcgctgggggagatgggggctATGCCCG GCATGATCACCTTCTCCCAGGATTATGTGGCGAATGAACTCACCCAGAGCTTCTTCACCATCACCCAGAAGATCCAGAAGAAGATGGCTGGTTCTCGTAATGCCACTGAGCCTTCAGACATGTTCCCGGTGCTGCCTGGCTCCTACTTGCCGCTCAACAACCCGGCTCTGGAGTTCATCAAATATGTTTGCAAG GTCCTCTCCCTGGATGCCAACATAACCAACCAGGTGAACAAACTGCGCCGGAACCTGCTGCGCCTTATCGAGGTGGGCGAGTTCTCAGAAGAAGCCCAGTTTCGGGACCCTTGCCGCTCCTACGTGCTCCCTGAAGTCATCTGCAGGAACTGCAACTTCTGCAGGGACCTGGACCTCTGCAAGGACCCTGCCCTCTCCCAG GATGGGTCGGTGTTGCCCAGTTGGGTCTGCTCCAACTGCCAGGTGCAGTATGACTCCGATGCCATCGAAACAGCTCTGGTAGAAGCCCTGCAGAAGAAGCTGATGGCCTTTGTGCTGCAGGACCTG GTGTGCAAGAAGTGTCATGGTGTGAAGGAGACGCATATGCCTGTGtactgcagctgtgctggagacTTCACCCTCACCATCTCCTCCCAG aCCTTCATGGAGCACGTCAACATCTTCCAGAACATCGCCCGGCACTACGGCATGGCCTACCTGCTGGAAACCATTGAGTGGCTGCTGCACACCAACCCCCAGCTCCGGCAATGA
- the LOC142416616 gene encoding NACHT, LRR and PYD domains-containing protein 1b allele 2-like, producing the protein MKEDLPKVMPEITQDFLKYRTVYRAHLPGAGVFQCSITGLSFEVKSAVTITYRYATWTRHLSKADQEMWMPAGPLFHIEVQAGVVQAVHLPHFICLRGAAAAEPRSTLLASIAHFISGKMFLKVPTRLTTSSAILVNPSFSLLGVLWRRLRSTLNSLPMHSLVLIFQQLSAANTTLHLYLIPDDNSVKQAIEKQETNWNAKLIPKPPPFNPLFFGCIYQVASTNSVVITPEAHLPFCYKSPKEQQLFVEIYIRNMAEEIGLFMTDTRNDAVIWRASLRSGDINPPACVSKTLSGAAFMKKHKTELCSRMRQLSTILLHLREANVINSDEEEEVRGKDTSQRRNQVLLELAEKKGLEAQEQLYKILRMKDPYLIADLEESS; encoded by the exons ATGAAGGAG GATCTTCCAAAAGTGATGCCAGAGATAACCCAAGACTTTTTGAAGTACCGCACCGTGTACCG AGCTCACCTCCCTGGTGCAGGCGTCTTCCAGTGCTCCATCACAGGCCTCAGCTTCGAGGTGAAGTCGGCAGTGACCATCACCTACAGATACGCCACCTGGACCAGGCACCTGAGCAAGGCTGACCAGGAAATGTGGATGCCCGCTGGACCCCTCTTCCACATCGAGGTGCAGGCCGGGGTTGTGCAGGCGGTGCATCTCCCCCACTTCATCTGCCTGAGAGGTGCAGCAGCCGCAG AACCACGTAGCACCCTGTTAGCATCCATTGCCCATTTTATATCTGGGAAGATGTTCCTGAAGGTACCGACCAGACTGACCACTTCCTCTGCTATCCTGGTGAATCCCAGCTTCTCACTGCTTGGGGTGCTTTGGAGGAGGTTACGTTCAACCTTAAATTCACTCCCTATGCACTCCTTGGTGCTGATCTTCCAGCAGCTCAGTGCTGCAAATACAACTCTTCACCTCTACCTGATCCCAGATGACAACTCTGTGAAGCAG GCCATTGAAAAACAAGAAACGAATTGGAATGCAAAGCTTATTCCCAAGCCTCCTCCATTCAACCCTCTGTTCTTCGGCTGCATTTACCAGGTGGCCAGTACAAATTCCGTGGTGATAACACCTGAA GCACACTTGCCATTTTGCTACAAGAGTCCGAAGGAACAGCAGCTCTTTGTCGAGATCTACATCAGGAACATGGCAGAGGAAATTGGGCTCTTTATGACAGACACACGCAATGACGCTGTGATCTGGAGGGCATCACTGAGATCAG gTGATATTAACCCTCCTGCCTGTGTCTCCAAGACCTTGTCAG GCGCAGCCTTCATGAAGAAGCACAAGACCGAGCTTTGCTCCAGGATGAGACAGCTCTCCACCATTCTGCTACACTTACGGGAGGCAAACGTCATCAACAGCGATGAAGAAGAGGAGGTGCGAGGTAAAGATACAAGTCAAAGGAGGAACCAAGTTTTGCTGGAGCTAGCTGAGAAGAAAGGGCTGGAGGCCCAGGAGCAACTCTACAAGATCCTCCGGATGAAAGACCCGTACCTCATCGCAGACCTGGAAGAGTCCAGCTAG